Proteins from one Doryrhamphus excisus isolate RoL2022-K1 chromosome 19, RoL_Dexc_1.0, whole genome shotgun sequence genomic window:
- the LOC131107575 gene encoding protein SOGA3-like isoform X2: MQSMTDTQEAALGDPEPAAEATEAGSMTQQEEGLLQEEMDRLLEENDILKCEIEEMRAEMEEMRDTFYEEDTCQLQEMRREMERANKNCRILQYRLRKAERKRLRYAQTGEIDEELLRSLEQDLKVAKDVSVRLHHELEKVEENRTKTEEENEKLRQNLIEVEVTKQALQNELDKSKEKRRGGRDIQKTDKKAAQTPTEEDNEDLRCQLALIKEEAVLMRRKTATIDKEKDRLEQELQKYRSFYGELDSTHPKGEVGGPPSTRESELKLRLRLVEEEANILGRKIVELEVENRGLRSELDDLRGEGEGEGSSGGGVMGGSGMGRGLGDDLTELRQQLQLVEDEAELLRRNLADAEEQNQRVTTELNKLRFKAGTHEGGARHGGGVGTEGLKTEALQEELKAARLQINDLSGKVMQLQYENRVLLSNMQRYDLASHLSLRPSPRDSDAESDAGGGTSGRRESDEDSTSSRLLPPHRKREGPIGGESDSDEVRNTNGSSRCLTPTRGLLTPTGPEGAASPSLSRLLPGGRCSLHERQQMIDIRVEAERLVRTIDRLIAETAAIISEARVYVSNGDVVLGDDGAEDDGSRIREHELLYRINAQMKAFRKELQAFIDRLEGPRQGERDSEEPLSVTESIGKA; the protein is encoded by the exons ATGCAAAGCATGACCGACACGCAGGAGGCTGCTCTTGGTGATCCAGAGCCGGCTGCAGAGGCCACCGAGGCGGGTTCCATGACACAGCAGGAGGAGGGCCTGTTGCAAGAGGAGATGGACAGACTTTTAGAGGAAAACGACATCCTGAAG TGCGAGATAGAGGAGATGAGGGCCGAGATGGAAGAGATGCGGGACACGTTCTACGAGGAGGACACCTGTCAGCTGCAGGAAATGCGGCGGGAGATGGAGAGAGCCAACAAAAACTGCCGGATCCTGCAGTATCGCCTGCGCAAAGCTGAGAGGAAGCGGCTGCGCTACGCCCAGACGGGAGAGATCGATGAGGAGCTTCTCAGGAGTCTGGAACAAGACCTGAAG GTTGCAAAAGACGTGTCAGTGAGGCTGCATCACGAGCTGGAGAAAGTGGAGGAGAACCGTACCAAAACCGAGGAGGAGAATGAGAAACTGAGGCAGAATCTCATCGAGGTGGAGGTGACCAAACAGGCTCTGCAGAACGAGCTGGACAAATCCAAAGAG AAGAGGCGAGGCGGCAGGGACATCCAGAAGACGGACAAGAAAGCAGCACAGACTCCCACTGAG GAGGACAACGAGGACCTGAGGTGCCAGCTGGCCTTGATCAAAGAGGAGGCTGTACTTATGAGGAGGAAGACGGCCACCATTGACAAGGAGAAGGACCGCCTGGAGCAGGAGCTGCAGAAGTACCGCTCCTTCTATGGCGAGCTGGACAGCACCCATCCCAAAGGCGAGGTCGGGGGACCTCCATCCACTCGCGAGTCAGAGCTGAAGCTCCGTCTCCGCCTGGTAGAGGAGGAGGCCAACATCTTGGGGAGGAAAATTGTAGAACTGGAG GTGGAGAACCGAGGCCTGAGATCTGAGCTGGATGACCTCCGCGGTGAGGGCGAAGGGGAAGGAAGCTCCGGGGGTGGGGTGATGGGCGGCTCAGGCATGGGGCGAGGGCTGGGGGACGACCTGACGGAGCTTAGGCAGCAGCTGCAGCTGGTGGAGGACGAGGCTGAGCTCTTGAGGAGGAACCTTGCGGATGCAGAGGAGCAGAACCAGAGGGTGACCACTGAGCTTAACAAGCTTCGGTTCAAAGCCGGCACCCACGAAGGCGGGGCCCGGCACGGAGGAGGAGTGGGGACGGAGGGACTAAAGACAGAGGCCCTCCAGGAGGAGCTGAAGGCGGCCAGGCTTCAAATCAACGACCTAAGTGGCAAG GTGATGCAGCTCCAATACGAGAACCGCGTGCTCCTGTCCAACATGCAGCGCTACGACCTGGCCTCCCACCTCTCCCTGCGGCCCAGTCCGAGGGACAGCGATGCCGAGAGCGACGCCGGCGGTGGCACTAGCGGTCGCCGTGAGAGCGACGAAGACTCCACGTCGTCCCGCCTGCTCCCGCCCCACCGCAAACGCGAGGGTCCCATCGGCGGTGAGAGCGACTCAGACGAGGTCAGGAACACTAACGGCAGCAGCCGTTGCTTGACCCCTACGAGGGGCCTCCTTACCCCCACCGGACCAGAAGGAGCCGCCTCCCCGTCTTTATCCCGCCTCCTGCCTGGCGGGCGGTGCAGCCTCCATGAAAGGCAGCAAATGATTGACATCCGTGTGGAAGCAGAGAGGCTCGTTCGGACCATCGACCGCCTCATCGCCGAAACGGCGGCCATCATCTCAGAGGCGAGGGTCTACGTCTCCAACGGCGATGTCGTGCTCGGGGATGACGGAGCAGAGGATGACGGGAGTCGGATTAGAGAGCATGAGCTGCTGTACCGCATCAACGCCCAGATGAAAGCCTTCCggaaagaactgcaggccttcATAGACAGACTGGAGGGGCCCAGGCAGGGGGAGCGGGACAGCGAGGAGCCACTGTCG GTTACCGAAAGCATAGGGAAAGCTTGA
- the LOC131107584 gene encoding elongation of very long chain fatty acids protein 4-like, producing the protein MDVVTHMVNDTVEFYKWSLTIADKRVESWPMMSSPFPTLAISSLYLLFLWAGPRYMQDRQPYTLRKTLIVYNFSMVVLNFYIAKELLLGSRAAGYSYLCQPVNYSNDVNEVRIASALWWYYISKGVEFLDTVFFILRKKFNQVSFLHVYHHCTMFILWWIGIKWVPGGQAFFGATINSCIHVIMYGYYGLAALGPQMQKYLWWKKYLTIMQMIQFHVTIGHAGHSLYTGCPFPNWMQWALIGYAVTFIILFANFYYHAYRRKPSPAHKGAKPFTNGVSKATNGHSQSEEVQDNGKRQKGKGRAKRE; encoded by the exons ATGGACGTTGTAACGCATATGGTGAACGACACAGTAGAGTTTTACAAATGGAGCCTTACTATAGCAG ACAAGCGGGTGGAAAGCTGGCCAATGATGTCATCACCCTTCCCCACGCTGGCCATCAGCAGCCTGTACCTGCTCTTCCTGTGGGCGGGGCCTAGATACATGCAGGACCGCCAGCCCTACACGCTCAGGAAGACCCTGATAGTGTACAACTTCAGCATGGTCGTCCTCAACTTCTACATCGCCAAAGAG CTCCTGCTTGGCTCAAGAGCAGCCGGGTACAGCTACCTCTGTCAACCTGTCAACTACTCTAACGACGTCAATGAAGTCAGG ATAGCATCAGCTCTTTGGTGGTACTACATCTCCAAGGGAGTGGAGTTCCTGGATACGGTTTTCTTCATCCTGAGGAAGAAGTTCAACCAGGTCAGCTTCCTCCATGTGTACCACCACTGCACCATGTTCATCCTCTGGTGGATCGGCATCAAGTGGGTGCCTGGTGGGCAAG CTTTCTTTGGTGCGACCATCAACTCTTGCATCCATGTTATCATGTACGGCTATTATGGTCTGGCTGCACTGGGACCTCAGATGCAGAAGTACCTCTGGTGGAAGAAGTACCTCACCATCATGCAGATG ATCCAGTTCCACGTGACCATCGGCCACGCCGGCCACTCCCTCTACACGGGCTGCCCCTTCCCCAACTGGATGCAGTGGGCCCTGATTGGCTACGCCGTCACCTTCATCATCCTCTTCGCCAACTTCTACTACCACGCCTACCGACGCAAACCCTCCCCGGCGCACAAGGGGGCCAAGCCCTTCACCAACGGCGTCTCCAAGGCTACCAACGGCCACAGTCAGTCGGAGGAGGTGCAGGACAACGGCAAGAGGCAAAAGGGCAAGGGACGGGCGAAACGGGAGTAA
- the LOC131107575 gene encoding protein SOGA3-like isoform X1, whose amino-acid sequence MQSMTDTQEAALGDPEPAAEATEAGSMTQQEEGLLQEEMDRLLEENDILKCEIEEMRAEMEEMRDTFYEEDTCQLQEMRREMERANKNCRILQYRLRKAERKRLRYAQTGEIDEELLRSLEQDLKVAKDVSVRLHHELEKVEENRTKTEEENEKLRQNLIEVEVTKQALQNELDKSKEKRRGGRDIQKTDKKAAQTPTEEDNEDLRCQLALIKEEAVLMRRKTATIDKEKDRLEQELQKYRSFYGELDSTHPKGEVGGPPSTRESELKLRLRLVEEEANILGRKIVELEVENRGLRSELDDLRGEGEGEGSSGGGVMGGSGMGRGLGDDLTELRQQLQLVEDEAELLRRNLADAEEQNQRVTTELNKLRFKAGTHEGGARHGGGVGTEGLKTEALQEELKAARLQINDLSGKVMQLQYENRVLLSNMQRYDLASHLSLRPSPRDSDAESDAGGGTSGRRESDEDSTSSRLLPPHRKREGPIGGESDSDEVRNTNGSSRCLTPTRGLLTPTGPEGAASPSLSRLLPGGRCSLHERQQMIDIRVEAERLVRTIDRLIAETAAIISEARVYVSNGDVVLGDDGAEDDGSRIREHELLYRINAQMKAFRKELQAFIDRLEGPRQGERDSEEPLSMFQPIILLILILVLFSSLSYATIFKLVFLFTLFFVL is encoded by the exons ATGCAAAGCATGACCGACACGCAGGAGGCTGCTCTTGGTGATCCAGAGCCGGCTGCAGAGGCCACCGAGGCGGGTTCCATGACACAGCAGGAGGAGGGCCTGTTGCAAGAGGAGATGGACAGACTTTTAGAGGAAAACGACATCCTGAAG TGCGAGATAGAGGAGATGAGGGCCGAGATGGAAGAGATGCGGGACACGTTCTACGAGGAGGACACCTGTCAGCTGCAGGAAATGCGGCGGGAGATGGAGAGAGCCAACAAAAACTGCCGGATCCTGCAGTATCGCCTGCGCAAAGCTGAGAGGAAGCGGCTGCGCTACGCCCAGACGGGAGAGATCGATGAGGAGCTTCTCAGGAGTCTGGAACAAGACCTGAAG GTTGCAAAAGACGTGTCAGTGAGGCTGCATCACGAGCTGGAGAAAGTGGAGGAGAACCGTACCAAAACCGAGGAGGAGAATGAGAAACTGAGGCAGAATCTCATCGAGGTGGAGGTGACCAAACAGGCTCTGCAGAACGAGCTGGACAAATCCAAAGAG AAGAGGCGAGGCGGCAGGGACATCCAGAAGACGGACAAGAAAGCAGCACAGACTCCCACTGAG GAGGACAACGAGGACCTGAGGTGCCAGCTGGCCTTGATCAAAGAGGAGGCTGTACTTATGAGGAGGAAGACGGCCACCATTGACAAGGAGAAGGACCGCCTGGAGCAGGAGCTGCAGAAGTACCGCTCCTTCTATGGCGAGCTGGACAGCACCCATCCCAAAGGCGAGGTCGGGGGACCTCCATCCACTCGCGAGTCAGAGCTGAAGCTCCGTCTCCGCCTGGTAGAGGAGGAGGCCAACATCTTGGGGAGGAAAATTGTAGAACTGGAG GTGGAGAACCGAGGCCTGAGATCTGAGCTGGATGACCTCCGCGGTGAGGGCGAAGGGGAAGGAAGCTCCGGGGGTGGGGTGATGGGCGGCTCAGGCATGGGGCGAGGGCTGGGGGACGACCTGACGGAGCTTAGGCAGCAGCTGCAGCTGGTGGAGGACGAGGCTGAGCTCTTGAGGAGGAACCTTGCGGATGCAGAGGAGCAGAACCAGAGGGTGACCACTGAGCTTAACAAGCTTCGGTTCAAAGCCGGCACCCACGAAGGCGGGGCCCGGCACGGAGGAGGAGTGGGGACGGAGGGACTAAAGACAGAGGCCCTCCAGGAGGAGCTGAAGGCGGCCAGGCTTCAAATCAACGACCTAAGTGGCAAG GTGATGCAGCTCCAATACGAGAACCGCGTGCTCCTGTCCAACATGCAGCGCTACGACCTGGCCTCCCACCTCTCCCTGCGGCCCAGTCCGAGGGACAGCGATGCCGAGAGCGACGCCGGCGGTGGCACTAGCGGTCGCCGTGAGAGCGACGAAGACTCCACGTCGTCCCGCCTGCTCCCGCCCCACCGCAAACGCGAGGGTCCCATCGGCGGTGAGAGCGACTCAGACGAGGTCAGGAACACTAACGGCAGCAGCCGTTGCTTGACCCCTACGAGGGGCCTCCTTACCCCCACCGGACCAGAAGGAGCCGCCTCCCCGTCTTTATCCCGCCTCCTGCCTGGCGGGCGGTGCAGCCTCCATGAAAGGCAGCAAATGATTGACATCCGTGTGGAAGCAGAGAGGCTCGTTCGGACCATCGACCGCCTCATCGCCGAAACGGCGGCCATCATCTCAGAGGCGAGGGTCTACGTCTCCAACGGCGATGTCGTGCTCGGGGATGACGGAGCAGAGGATGACGGGAGTCGGATTAGAGAGCATGAGCTGCTGTACCGCATCAACGCCCAGATGAAAGCCTTCCggaaagaactgcaggccttcATAGACAGACTGGAGGGGCCCAGGCAGGGGGAGCGGGACAGCGAGGAGCCACTGTCG ATGTTCCAGCCAATCATTTTGCTCATCCTCATACTCGTGTTGTTCTCCTCCCTCTCGTACGCCACCATCTTTAAACTCGTCTTTCTTTTCACCCTCTTCTTTGTTCTGTGA